A part of Halictus rubicundus isolate RS-2024b chromosome 4, iyHalRubi1_principal, whole genome shotgun sequence genomic DNA contains:
- the Glyrs gene encoding glycine--tRNA ligase, with protein sequence MQWISRNLHFLCRTVGRGTCKNIIVCVQPLRKITVSVRLADFSKWGTKKKDRKLKIPTFIDMSDPKIEEILSPLRASVKEQGDYVRKLKSDGAPELDVKKAVAELKLRKKLLEEKELSLSETTTFDRARMEDLMKRRFFVDQSFAIYGGITGQFDFGPMGCAFKTNLLNNWRNFFVLEEQMLEVDCSILTPEPVLKASGHVERFADLMVKDVKSGECFRLDHLIKAHLEKVMNDKKTSEETRAECNDIIIKLDGMTKDEMAAILSKFNMKSPISGNDLTEPIEFNLMFGTQIGPSGLIKGYLRPETAQGIFVNFKRLLAFNQERLPFAAAQIGNAFRNEISPRSGLIRVREFTMAEIEHFCDPRDKNHPKFETVKDLSLLLYSACNQMDGKSAQHVTLGDAVSKKLIANETLGYFMGRIYQFLIKVGVDPKRLRFRQHMGNEMAHYACDCWDAECLTSYGWIECVGCADRSAYDLTQHTKATGVKLVAEKKLSAPKNVDICEIIPNKVLIGKTFKKDSKLVQDALAALNESEINALESSVNENGEQELKLSNGTEVKITKNMIEVKRYQKTVHVEEIIPSVIEPSFGIGRIMYAVFEHNFKAREGDEKRTYFALPPVIAPLKCSVLPLSGNDEFVPFVKQLSQNLTKVDVSHKVDDSSGSIGRRYARTDEIAIPFGITIDFDTLKTPHSATLRERDSMGQVRINLDELPGVVRDLSYGKITWAEVEAKYPKFEQQESTEA encoded by the exons ATGCAGTGGATTTCGCGTAACCTACATTTTCTTTGCAGAACAGTCGGTCGAGGCACATGTAAGAATATTATCGTTTGCGTACAGCCTCTTCGAAAGATCACTGTTTCTGTTAGGTTAGCCGATTTTAGCAAGTGGGGTACGAAGAAAAAGGACCGGAAACTGAAAATACCCACTTTCATCGATATGTCGGATCcgaaaattgaagaaatacTGTCGCCTCTTCGAGCTAGTGTCAAGGAACAG GGTGATTATGTTCGAAAACTTAAATCTGATGGAGCTCCAGAATTGGATGTCAAGAAAGCAGTTGCTGAACTTAAGCTTCGAAAGAAGTTGTTGGAAGAGAAAGAATTATCTCTTTCGGAAACAACAACATTTGATAGAGCAAGAATGGAGGATCTTATGAAACGTAGATTCTTTGTAGATCAGTCTTTTGCTATTTACGGTGGAATTACTGGTCAATTTGATTTTGGCCCTATGGGTTGTGCATTTAAAACAAATCTACTAAATAATTGGAGAAACTTTTTTGTATTAGAGGAACAAATGCTAGAAGTTGATTGTTCCATTTTAACTCCAGAACCAGTACTTAAAGCATCTGGACACGTTGAGAGATTTGCAGACTTGATGGTAAAGGATGTAAAATCTGGAGAATGCTTTAGATTAGATCACTTAATTAAAGCGCATTTGGAAAAAGTTATGAACGATAAGAAAACTAGTGAGGAGACACGTGCTGAATGcaatgatattattattaaattagatGGGATGACAAAAGATGAAATGGCTGCTATTCTATCTAAGTTCAATATGAAATCTCCTATCTCTGGGAATGATTTAACAGAACCGatagaatttaatttaatgttTGGGACTCAAATTGGTCCTTCGGGTCTCATAAAAGGATACCTGAGACCAGAAACTGCCCAAGGCATTTTTGTAAACTTTAAAAGGTTACTTGCATTTAATCAAGAAAGATTACCATTTGCTGCAGCTCAGATTGGAAATGCATTCCGTAATGAAATTTCTCCAAGATCTGGGCTGATAAGAGTGAGAGAATTCACTATGGCAGAGATAGAACACTTTTGTGATCCTAGAGATAAAAATCATCCAAAATTTGAAACAGTTAAAGACTTAAGCTTGCTTTTATATTCAGCTTGCAACCAAATGGATGGAAAGAGCGCACAGCATGTTACGTTAGGTGATGCTGTATCAAAAAAGCTTATAGCTAATGAAACATTAGGATATTTTATGGGTaggatttatcaatttttaattaaagttGGAGTTGATCCAAAGAGATTACGTTTCCGTCAACATATGGGAAATGAAATGGCCCATTACGCATGTGATTGTTGGGATGCTGAATGTTTAACTTCTTATGGCTGGATAGAATGTGTTGGTTGTGCAGATCGTTCCGCTTATGATTTGACCCAACATACTAAAGCCACTGGAGTTAAATTAGTAGCAGAGAAAAAATTATCAGCACCTAAGAATGTTGATATATGTGAAATAATACCGAACAAAGTTTTAATTGGTAAAACGTTTAAAAAGGACAGTAAACTAGTTCAAGATGCATTAGCAGCATTAAATGAAAGTGAAATAAATGCTTtagaatctagtgttaatgagaaTGGAGAACAAGAGTTGAAGCTCTCTAATGGTACTGAAGTAAAGATTACGAAGAACATGATTGAAGTAAAACGATATCAGAAAACTGTACACGTAGAAGAAATCATTCCTTCTGTAATTGAACCGTCCTTTGGTATAGGACGTATTATGTATGCTGTTTTTGAACATAACTTTAAAGCAAGGGAAGGAGATGAGAAACGGACTTACTTTGCTCTACCGCCAGTTATAGCACCTTTAAAGTGTTCAGTGTTACCACTCAGTGGTAATGATGAATTTGTACCGTTTGTAAAGCAATTAT CTCAGAATCTCACAAAGGTAGATGTTTCTCATAAGGTAGATGATTCTTCCGGTAGTATCGGACGCAGATATGCGCGGACTGATGAGATTGCAATACCATTTGGTATTACAATAGATTTTGATACTTTGAAAACACCTCACAGCGCTACATTACGTGAAAGGGATAGTATGGGACAAGTTAGAATAAAC TTGGACGAACTTCCGGGAGTTGTACGAGATCTGTCCTATGGTAAAATTACATGGGCTGAAGTGGAAGCAAAGTATCCAAAGTTTGAACAACAAGAATCAACTGAAGCATAA